From the genome of Candidatus Deferrimicrobiaceae bacterium:
GGGCCGGAACTCCGGAGACGGGCGCCCCACGTCGACATCGTGTTCGGCACGCACAGCATCTCCCGGCTGCCCGGCCTCCTTCGCCTCGCGGAAGGTCGGAACGCCCAGGTTTCCACCGACCTCTCCGGCGACACCAGCCACTGGGACGTGCTCCCGTATCTTGCGAACGGGGCGGTGAGCGCCATGGTCACCGTCATGCAGGGATGCGACAACTACTGCGCCTATTGCATCGTCCCGTATGTCCGGGGAAGCGAGATCAGCAGGCCCTCCGGGGAGATCCTTACGGAGGTCCGCGAACTGGCGGACCGGGGCGTATGCGACGTGGTCCTCCTGGGGCAGAACGTGAACTCCTACGGGAAAAAGGAGGGGGAGATCCCTTTCCCCGAACTCCTCCGGCGGATCTCCCGTGTCCGGGGAATCCGGCGAATCCGGTTCCTTACCTCGCATCCGCGGGACCTGGACCGGGAGACGATCCGCCTTTTTTCCGAGAACGATCTCCTTTGCCCTCACATCCATCTGCCGATCCAGGCAGGGTCGGACCGTGTCCTGTCCTCCATGGGGCGCGGATACACGAGAAAGGAATATCTCGGCCGGATCGAAGAGTTACGAAAGGCAAGGCCCGGGATCGCATACTCTTCGGATTTCATCGTCGGGTTTCCGGGCGAGACGGAAGAAGATTTCCGGGAGACGTTGTCGGTCATGGAGGAAGTCCGGTACGATTCCTCCTTCTTTTTCCGGTTCTCCCCGAGACCGGGGACCCGCGCTGCCGGCATGGCGGAAACCGTCGCCCCGGAGGAGGCGCGAGAGCGGCTCTATCGCCTCCAGGCCCTGCAGGAACTCCACACCCGGGAACGACTGGCCGCGTGCGTCGGGAACGAGATGGAGGTGCTGGTCGAGGGGAAGAGCGCGAAGGACCCCTCGCGCCTGTGCGGCCGGACTCCGTGCTACAAGACCGTCAACTTTTCCCCCGCCAGGAACGGGAAAGGGGCATTGCGCCGCGTCGCGATCCGGTCTGCCGGGCATCATTCTCTCTCGGGCGAGGAAGGAGGACTGCATGGTTAAGGAAATGCAAGTGATCGGAATCACGATCGACCCGGTGACCCAGTCCCCCATCATCATATTGCGGGACAAGGAGAACCTGAACACCCTTCCGATCTGGATCGGGGTGCTGGAGGCGAACGCGATCGCCGCGGGGCTGGAAAACCTCAAGCTGCCGAGACCGATGACCCACGATCTTTTCAAAAACCTCATCGACCAGATCGGGGTGAAGCTTCTTCGCGTGGAAGTCACCGACATCCGGGACAACACCTATTACGCGCTC
Proteins encoded in this window:
- the miaB gene encoding tRNA (N6-isopentenyl adenosine(37)-C2)-methylthiotransferase MiaB, with the protein product MKNMVRRVYIETFGCQMNEVDSARMVALLGKGNYRPAESLSDADLVLLNTCSIREKADQKIYSALGHLRRWKQGREGRLVAVGGCLAQQEGPELRRRAPHVDIVFGTHSISRLPGLLRLAEGRNAQVSTDLSGDTSHWDVLPYLANGAVSAMVTVMQGCDNYCAYCIVPYVRGSEISRPSGEILTEVRELADRGVCDVVLLGQNVNSYGKKEGEIPFPELLRRISRVRGIRRIRFLTSHPRDLDRETIRLFSENDLLCPHIHLPIQAGSDRVLSSMGRGYTRKEYLGRIEELRKARPGIAYSSDFIVGFPGETEEDFRETLSVMEEVRYDSSFFFRFSPRPGTRAAGMAETVAPEEARERLYRLQALQELHTRERLAACVGNEMEVLVEGKSAKDPSRLCGRTPCYKTVNFSPARNGKGALRRVAIRSAGHHSLSGEEGGLHG
- a CDS encoding bifunctional nuclease family protein codes for the protein MVKEMQVIGITIDPVTQSPIIILRDKENLNTLPIWIGVLEANAIAAGLENLKLPRPMTHDLFKNLIDQIGVKLLRVEVTDIRDNTYYALLHMDINGKSVVIDSRPSDAIAIAIRMEVPIMVRDAVIEKALRVESGTPSGGEKDKWTELLEKMDPEDFSKYKM